From Enterococcus wangshanyuanii, the proteins below share one genomic window:
- a CDS encoding NCS2 family permease, with product MEKFFKLKENKTNVSTEMMAGVTTFFAMSYILFVNPSILSQTGMPFQAVFLATIIASIIGTLIMGLFANVPYAQAPGMGLNAFFTFTVVFGLGYTWQQALAMVFICGLINILITVTKIRKLIIKAIPESMQHAIGGGIGIFVAYVGIKNAKLLDFTVQAEPKNGVVNGDSIVPALGNFNNPEIILAVIGLVLTTVLVVLNVRGSILIGIVATTIIAIPLGVVDLSAINWQQNSLGNSLGELKTTFGAAFGADGMQSLFSDASKIPQVLMTVIAFSLSDTFDTIGTFIGTGRRTGIFSKEDELALEDSKGFSTKMDKALFADAVATSIGAVFGTSNTTTYVESAAGIGAGGRTGLTSVVVAAMFALSSLFSPLIAIVPAQATAPALILVGVMMLASFKDIEWTNLEEAVPAFFASIFMGLCYSISYGIAAGFIFYVIVKVAKGKITEISPILWIVNALFILNFIILAIL from the coding sequence ATGGAGAAGTTTTTCAAACTGAAGGAAAACAAGACAAACGTTTCAACTGAAATGATGGCTGGGGTAACGACATTTTTTGCAATGAGCTATATCTTATTTGTAAATCCATCGATTTTATCACAAACAGGAATGCCGTTTCAGGCAGTCTTTTTAGCAACGATCATTGCCTCTATCATCGGTACGTTGATCATGGGGCTTTTTGCAAATGTTCCGTATGCGCAAGCACCGGGAATGGGGCTAAATGCGTTCTTTACATTCACAGTTGTCTTTGGTTTAGGTTATACATGGCAGCAAGCATTAGCAATGGTCTTCATCTGTGGGCTGATCAATATCTTGATCACAGTGACGAAGATCCGCAAATTGATCATCAAAGCAATTCCTGAAAGCATGCAGCATGCGATCGGTGGAGGAATCGGTATTTTTGTGGCTTATGTGGGTATCAAAAATGCGAAATTACTGGATTTTACTGTACAAGCTGAGCCAAAAAATGGTGTAGTGAATGGAGATAGTATTGTTCCGGCATTAGGGAATTTTAACAATCCGGAAATTATCTTAGCAGTGATCGGCTTGGTTTTAACAACTGTTTTAGTTGTGTTGAATGTTCGTGGATCTATTTTGATCGGAATCGTCGCAACAACGATTATTGCGATACCGCTAGGTGTGGTGGACTTGTCTGCCATCAACTGGCAGCAAAATTCTTTAGGCAACTCATTGGGAGAGTTGAAGACAACTTTTGGGGCGGCTTTTGGCGCTGACGGGATGCAATCGTTGTTTAGTGATGCATCAAAAATTCCTCAAGTATTGATGACTGTCATTGCTTTTAGCCTATCTGATACCTTTGATACGATTGGAACATTTATTGGAACAGGGCGCCGAACTGGGATTTTCTCAAAAGAGGATGAATTGGCTTTAGAAGATAGCAAAGGATTCTCAACGAAAATGGACAAAGCATTGTTTGCGGATGCTGTTGCAACATCGATAGGTGCAGTGTTTGGAACATCAAATACGACGACTTACGTGGAAAGTGCAGCTGGGATCGGAGCTGGAGGTAGAACTGGCTTGACATCAGTAGTAGTCGCTGCAATGTTTGCTTTAAGCAGCCTATTTTCACCACTGATTGCCATCGTTCCTGCTCAAGCAACAGCGCCAGCATTGATTCTTGTTGGGGTAATGATGTTAGCTTCCTTCAAAGATATTGAATGGACGAATCTAGAAGAAGCCGTTCCGGCATTTTTTGCTTCGATTTTCATGGGCTTATGTTATAGCATTTCATATGGTATAGCAGCTGGCTTTATCTTTTATGTGATCGTAAAAGTAGCAAAAGGAAAAATTACAGAAATCTCGCCGATTCTTTGGATCGTAAATGCTTTGTTTATTTTGAACTTTATTATTTTAGCGATTTTATAG
- a CDS encoding 5'-nucleotidase C-terminal domain-containing protein encodes MKKWQNSILTILFVIGGISSGVVWDNEAAQAETTEKQSTSEQVESFDEGELIPFQLLGINDFHGALNTTGSFYDDLGNKVEKAGTAPLLAGYLNQAQEQFSKNNKGGQTLRVQAGDMVGASPANSGLLQDEPTIKVLNQMDFSIGTLGNHEFDEGLAEFNRIMTGTKPVDDPYGILTAYPREASKTQIVIGNVVKKGTEEIPFGWQPYTIREVGTGSNKVKVGFIGVVTTEIPNLVLREHYEAYDFLDEAQTIAYYSSQLRNQGVNAIVVLAHIPATSKAGKVEGEAAEILNEVNKIYPENSVDAFFAAHNHQYTNGVVNNTRVVQSTAQGKGYIDLQGTLDPTTNDFVKTPDATVSAVDPAGNKTPKIDENVDKTVKDASERVAAVTNKKIGTAKDNQLITREVNEFKESPLGNLITDGQVAMAKAQGIDADFAMTNNGGIRADLIVGENGEITWGAAQAVQPFGNIMQVVEMTGAQIQQVLNEQYDEEERYFLQISGLTYTFVETDDPNQPYVVKEMHKKDGTPIQAEQPYLVVINDFLFGGGDGFSGFTESRLVNAIQPDTETFISYIESKEAAGELIEASIEGRKTLAKSVEPVEPTPEPTDNDRLKKATLFDPLYEDDELLRGVTLPNATIAIFVGDLPQTLTRTAEPSIGDLQGQADGDGIIKLNVASLKLAGKEKLTALVIDSENNQAVFTIPILPKKTEQNLTTGDSDQLSETAGKKELPKTGEQSTTALVILGWLSAGSTVVFFLKKRI; translated from the coding sequence ATGAAAAAGTGGCAAAATTCGATACTAACGATTCTATTTGTTATTGGTGGAATCAGTAGCGGAGTTGTGTGGGACAACGAGGCTGCACAAGCAGAAACAACGGAAAAACAATCAACATCTGAACAGGTAGAATCATTTGATGAAGGAGAGCTGATTCCTTTTCAGCTTTTAGGAATCAACGATTTTCACGGTGCATTGAATACAACAGGATCATTTTATGATGACCTAGGAAATAAAGTTGAAAAAGCTGGAACTGCACCTTTATTAGCTGGTTATCTCAATCAAGCTCAGGAACAGTTTTCAAAAAATAATAAAGGTGGACAAACTTTACGTGTACAAGCTGGTGACATGGTTGGAGCAAGTCCGGCAAACTCAGGACTACTTCAAGATGAGCCAACGATCAAAGTTTTGAATCAGATGGATTTTTCAATAGGGACACTAGGAAATCATGAATTTGATGAAGGGCTGGCAGAATTCAACCGAATCATGACTGGTACAAAACCAGTTGATGATCCATATGGTATTTTGACGGCCTATCCAAGAGAAGCTTCCAAAACCCAAATAGTTATTGGGAATGTGGTCAAAAAAGGTACCGAAGAAATTCCATTTGGCTGGCAGCCGTATACGATCAGGGAAGTTGGTACTGGGTCTAATAAAGTCAAGGTTGGTTTTATTGGGGTGGTAACGACAGAAATTCCTAATTTAGTGTTGAGAGAGCATTATGAAGCTTATGATTTTCTAGATGAGGCACAAACGATCGCTTACTATTCTAGCCAGCTGAGAAATCAAGGGGTAAATGCGATCGTTGTTTTAGCTCACATTCCAGCAACAAGTAAAGCAGGAAAAGTGGAAGGCGAAGCAGCAGAAATTCTAAATGAAGTCAATAAAATCTATCCTGAAAATAGTGTTGATGCTTTTTTTGCCGCACATAATCATCAATATACCAATGGTGTAGTCAATAATACGAGAGTTGTTCAATCAACAGCACAAGGGAAAGGTTATATCGACCTTCAAGGAACCTTAGATCCAACGACCAATGACTTTGTGAAAACACCAGATGCAACTGTTTCAGCGGTTGATCCAGCAGGAAATAAAACACCAAAAATCGATGAAAATGTAGACAAAACAGTCAAGGATGCTAGCGAGCGGGTGGCTGCTGTGACAAATAAGAAAATCGGAACCGCCAAGGATAACCAACTTATTACTCGTGAAGTCAATGAATTCAAAGAATCTCCTTTGGGAAATTTAATTACAGATGGTCAAGTTGCAATGGCCAAAGCTCAAGGGATCGATGCTGACTTTGCGATGACAAATAATGGCGGTATTCGAGCAGATTTGATCGTAGGTGAAAATGGTGAGATCACTTGGGGTGCGGCGCAGGCCGTTCAACCATTTGGAAATATCATGCAAGTTGTTGAAATGACAGGAGCTCAAATCCAACAAGTATTGAATGAGCAATATGACGAAGAAGAACGCTATTTTTTACAAATTTCTGGTTTAACTTATACATTCGTTGAAACAGATGATCCGAATCAGCCATATGTAGTGAAAGAGATGCATAAGAAAGATGGAACACCGATCCAAGCAGAACAACCTTATTTAGTTGTGATTAATGATTTCTTGTTTGGTGGAGGAGATGGCTTTTCCGGTTTCACTGAAAGCCGTTTGGTCAATGCGATTCAACCAGATACAGAGACCTTTATCAGCTATATTGAAAGTAAGGAAGCAGCGGGTGAATTGATCGAAGCTTCGATTGAAGGGCGTAAAACGTTGGCTAAATCAGTTGAGCCGGTGGAACCAACGCCGGAGCCAACAGATAATGATCGATTAAAAAAAGCGACTCTTTTCGATCCATTGTATGAAGATGATGAGCTTTTACGAGGAGTAACATTACCGAATGCTACGATAGCTATTTTTGTTGGTGATTTACCTCAAACACTAACAAGAACAGCGGAGCCGTCAATAGGTGATCTTCAAGGACAAGCAGATGGTGATGGGATCATCAAACTAAATGTTGCGTCATTGAAACTTGCAGGAAAAGAGAAATTGACCGCTTTGGTGATTGACAGCGAAAATAATCAGGCTGTTTTTACGATCCCTATTTTGCCGAAAAAGACAGAACAGAATTTAACAACAGGAGATTCTGACCAACTTTCTGAAACTGCTGGAAAAAAAGAATTGCCAAAAACAGGTGAACAATCAACTACGGCGTTAGTTATTTTAGGTTGGCTATCTGCTGGATCGACGGTAGTGTTTTTCTTGAAAAAGAGGATTTAA
- a CDS encoding DUF1361 domain-containing protein — MLLYAKSYQFMALNVFLAYIPIEISFYFERVKCKMFYFLAAFWLIFYPNAPYLFTDFFHLAELTIYQGSNQIFLQSIHDWFSFVLLSTGILVYGLLGMDTLFSLMDEANKKGIMTKHWQFGLITVLISSLSSLAIFVGRFDRLHSVHLFTKPVHTLQIIFFQWSQEKWLFVLLFTAFQLILLGMIFSLKQQNRIDRSH; from the coding sequence ATGTTGCTGTATGCAAAAAGCTATCAATTTATGGCACTCAATGTATTTCTAGCCTATATTCCGATTGAAATTAGTTTTTATTTTGAGCGGGTCAAGTGTAAAATGTTTTATTTCTTGGCAGCTTTTTGGCTGATTTTTTATCCGAATGCGCCATACCTATTTACTGATTTCTTTCATTTGGCCGAATTGACGATCTATCAAGGAAGTAATCAAATTTTTCTTCAATCGATACACGATTGGTTTAGCTTTGTTCTTTTGTCTACTGGTATTTTGGTATATGGCCTTTTAGGGATGGACACCTTATTTTCGCTAATGGATGAAGCAAATAAAAAAGGAATCATGACGAAACACTGGCAATTTGGACTAATCACAGTCCTGATTTCTAGCTTATCAAGTCTAGCGATTTTTGTCGGACGCTTTGATCGTCTACATAGTGTCCATCTATTTACCAAACCTGTTCATACATTACAGATAATTTTTTTCCAATGGTCGCAGGAAAAATGGTTGTTCGTCCTTCTGTTTACAGCCTTTCAGTTGATTTTACTTGGGATGATTTTCAGCTTAAAACAGCAAAATAGAATTGATAGAAGTCATTGA
- a CDS encoding Cof-type HAD-IIB family hydrolase, with protein sequence MKKLIAIDLDGTTLNNQSLISPTTEKALKKAIDHGHYVSIVTGRPYRMSSQFYRQLGLTTPMVNFNGALVHLPEKKWADEKETGIKRDLVFDILAQKQALNLDFVAAENKETFYIDTLDYFDPAFFASEATPSNLLTTKNLVTDPTSMMVRTTHDQAKNVSDSLMKQYGEYVDVRTWGGPTPILEIVSKGIQKAKGVEQVASFLNVNRADILAFGDEHNDEEMLDYVGWGVAMKNATDKIKSVANDITEKTNDDDGLADYLTRYLDLNDH encoded by the coding sequence TTGAAAAAATTAATTGCAATAGATTTAGATGGCACAACGTTAAATAACCAGTCCCTTATTAGCCCGACAACAGAAAAAGCACTGAAAAAAGCAATCGATCATGGACACTATGTAAGCATTGTGACAGGACGCCCATACCGTATGAGCAGTCAATTTTACCGTCAATTAGGATTAACAACACCAATGGTCAACTTTAATGGTGCACTTGTTCATTTACCAGAAAAAAAATGGGCGGATGAAAAAGAGACAGGCATCAAAAGAGACTTAGTTTTTGACATATTGGCGCAGAAACAAGCATTGAACCTTGACTTTGTTGCGGCTGAAAATAAAGAAACCTTTTACATCGACACATTAGATTATTTTGATCCAGCTTTCTTCGCATCTGAAGCTACACCAAGCAATCTACTTACGACGAAAAATTTAGTCACTGATCCAACATCCATGATGGTTCGTACAACACATGATCAAGCAAAAAATGTTTCAGATTCTTTAATGAAACAATATGGTGAATACGTTGATGTCAGAACTTGGGGAGGTCCAACACCCATCTTGGAAATCGTTTCTAAAGGTATTCAAAAAGCGAAAGGCGTTGAACAAGTAGCTAGCTTCCTTAATGTCAATCGCGCTGATATTCTGGCATTCGGTGATGAACATAACGATGAAGAAATGCTTGATTACGTTGGTTGGGGCGTGGCAATGAAAAATGCGACAGATAAAATCAAATCGGTCGCAAATGATATTACAGAAAAAACAAATGATGATGATGGTTTAGCTGATTACTTAACTCGATATTTAGATTTAAATGATCATTAA
- a CDS encoding putative DNA modification/repair radical SAM protein yields the protein MDLSKKIEILAESAKYDVSCSSSGVADNQRTGSVGSTAKAGICHSFTSDGRCVSLLKLLFTNACIFDCHYCINRKSNAIPRATFTPQEVADLTMDFYMRNYIEGLFLSSAIIKNVDYTSELLIKTLKILRHEKGFKGYIHVKAIPGADEKLIEELGFLADRMSVNVELPSRESLKLLAPDKDPFALYKPMKQITHKKKELSLVPALKRESSFVPAGQSTQMIIGASPESDHSIVKIAENLYQKYDLRRVYYSAYIPVNQDSLLPAVTTDPPLLREHRLYQADWLLRFYRFSADEILSPEKPNFNLYLDPKANWAVQNYEQFPVDVQTASYERLLRIPGIGPKSAQNIVKARKYYKLHLSDLKKLGVVVKRAQYFVSCNGAVQAGLIQEPEWIITSLISSKQYDTLKKVNTQSKHEQLSLFDVERFEATKHKEMRYVN from the coding sequence ATGGATTTATCTAAAAAAATTGAGATCCTTGCTGAATCAGCCAAATATGATGTCTCCTGCTCCAGCAGCGGTGTTGCCGATAATCAGCGCACAGGCTCTGTCGGCAGCACAGCAAAAGCTGGGATTTGTCATTCATTCACAAGTGATGGACGTTGTGTCTCCTTACTAAAACTACTATTTACAAATGCTTGTATTTTTGATTGTCACTATTGCATCAATAGAAAATCTAATGCTATTCCCCGTGCCACTTTTACACCGCAGGAAGTCGCCGATCTAACAATGGATTTTTATATGAGGAATTACATTGAAGGCTTATTTTTAAGCTCTGCTATTATAAAAAATGTTGATTATACAAGCGAGCTTTTGATCAAAACCCTAAAGATTTTACGTCATGAAAAAGGGTTCAAGGGCTATATCCATGTAAAAGCAATTCCTGGAGCCGATGAAAAGTTGATCGAAGAGCTTGGATTTCTTGCTGATCGAATGAGTGTCAATGTTGAACTACCTTCACGTGAAAGCCTCAAGCTTTTAGCACCAGATAAAGATCCCTTTGCTTTATACAAACCTATGAAGCAAATCACCCATAAGAAGAAAGAATTATCCTTGGTTCCAGCGCTAAAGAGAGAAAGCTCTTTTGTGCCCGCTGGACAGTCTACACAAATGATTATTGGTGCTTCACCGGAAAGCGATCATTCCATCGTTAAAATTGCTGAAAATCTTTATCAAAAATATGATTTGAGACGTGTTTATTACTCTGCCTATATCCCTGTAAATCAAGATTCATTATTACCTGCAGTTACGACCGATCCACCTTTGCTGCGAGAACACCGATTGTATCAGGCTGATTGGCTCTTACGTTTTTATCGCTTTTCTGCTGATGAAATTTTGTCGCCAGAAAAACCTAATTTCAATTTATACTTAGATCCTAAAGCAAATTGGGCTGTTCAAAATTACGAGCAATTTCCTGTTGATGTACAAACTGCGTCATACGAGCGACTATTACGAATACCAGGCATCGGACCAAAAAGTGCTCAAAATATTGTGAAAGCAAGAAAATACTATAAATTACATTTGTCTGACCTAAAAAAATTAGGCGTCGTTGTTAAACGAGCTCAGTATTTTGTCAGCTGCAACGGCGCTGTTCAAGCAGGATTGATTCAAGAGCCTGAATGGATAATCACTTCTTTAATTTCCTCCAAACAGTATGACACATTAAAAAAAGTAAATACGCAATCCAAACATGAGCAGTTGTCTTTATTTGATGTGGAACGCTTTGAAGCGACCAAACATAAGGAGATGCGTTATGTCAATTGA
- a CDS encoding TIGR03915 family putative DNA repair protein — translation MSIEESNEVWEYDGSYYGFLTIVYHAFKKNYFPEMILSPENAVESLFISEWFETDEQLAKKIYHRLEQRLRKENLQFIIDGFYCSLKEKERCLLDAIQIALSTKDLLINHLGHPSILALQKSLQALFSEVHLFTGFVRFEYVGAFLYSQIAPKHFSLPYLCPHFAQRYPNETIMIYDETHRLLGIIEQAQIRFIENTDPPTFHAQTCEQEVQDNWRTFLRAVTIEERRNEQVQLSHLPKRFRGNMIDFRE, via the coding sequence ATGTCAATTGAAGAATCAAATGAAGTTTGGGAATATGACGGTAGTTATTATGGATTTTTAACGATCGTTTACCATGCATTTAAAAAGAACTATTTTCCGGAAATGATTTTGTCTCCTGAAAATGCTGTTGAAAGTCTCTTTATTAGCGAATGGTTCGAGACGGATGAACAGCTGGCAAAAAAAATCTATCACCGATTGGAACAACGACTGCGGAAAGAAAATCTTCAATTTATTATCGATGGCTTTTATTGTTCATTAAAAGAAAAAGAACGTTGTTTATTAGATGCAATTCAAATTGCTTTATCAACAAAAGACTTATTGATCAATCATTTAGGACATCCTTCGATTCTTGCTTTACAAAAGTCCTTACAGGCTTTGTTCAGTGAAGTTCATTTGTTTACGGGATTTGTTCGCTTTGAATATGTTGGGGCTTTCCTGTACAGTCAAATTGCACCTAAGCACTTTTCTTTACCTTACTTATGTCCACATTTTGCACAGAGATATCCAAATGAAACAATCATGATTTATGATGAAACTCACCGTTTACTAGGAATCATCGAACAAGCTCAGATTCGATTTATCGAAAACACAGATCCCCCAACATTTCACGCTCAGACTTGTGAACAAGAAGTTCAAGACAATTGGCGAACCTTTCTTCGAGCTGTAACCATTGAAGAACGCAGAAACGAACAAGTTCAATTATCCCACCTGCCTAAACGTTTTCGCGGAAATATGATTGATTTTAGAGAATAG
- a CDS encoding type II toxin-antitoxin system Phd/YefM family antitoxin → MKSEKEISVSITDVKQSPMTVFATAKKEQTGVYIYNRNRVAGVMLTVEQYEALLEKQSAQQDPKVKIAQLNQTIRQKIAFGSLISAKNLDEQLVSLGFITRKTESDNYNEMMNELNETGKIDYQLQKKEDRTNIFAEVIGEQSNQSQLPDKLIVKKVHLRID, encoded by the coding sequence ATGAAAAGTGAAAAAGAAATTTCTGTTTCGATCACAGATGTGAAGCAGTCGCCGATGACTGTCTTTGCTACAGCTAAGAAAGAACAAACAGGCGTCTATATCTATAATAGAAATAGAGTTGCAGGGGTCATGCTGACAGTGGAACAGTATGAAGCTTTATTGGAAAAGCAGTCTGCTCAACAAGATCCAAAGGTGAAAATCGCTCAATTGAACCAGACGATTCGGCAAAAAATTGCTTTTGGCTCATTGATATCAGCCAAAAACTTAGATGAACAGCTTGTTAGTCTAGGCTTTATTACGCGCAAAACAGAATCAGACAACTATAATGAAATGATGAATGAATTGAACGAGACGGGTAAAATTGATTATCAGCTTCAGAAAAAAGAAGACCGTACCAATATTTTTGCTGAAGTCATTGGTGAACAAAGCAACCAATCACAGTTACCAGATAAATTGATCGTGAAAAAGGTTCACCTTAGGATCGATTGA
- the purD gene encoding phosphoribosylamine--glycine ligase, with amino-acid sequence MGLNILVIGSGGREHTIAQKLYQSPKVDSVFCAKGNAGMKNDGIQLVDIAEDDHDSLIKFAKEQKIDWTFVGPELPLLNGIVDDFTAAGLLIFGPTKAAALIEGSKDFAKELMNRYHIPTAEHQTFSDFERAKAYVLEKGAPIVIKADGLAAGKGVVVAETTDEAIEALEDMLKENKFGQSGAKVVVEEFLEGEEFSLLAFVREQEVYPMVVAQDHKRAYDGDLGPNTGGMGAYAPVPQIPQSLIDEAISTIVKPTALGMIEEGKAFTGILYTGLIATSTGPKVIEFNARFGDPETQVVLQRLNSDLAQIIDDLLHGETPEIEWKQNGYSLGVVVAAKGYPGDYQKDHPIPFAFDAEDEHIYYAGVKEMTGQLLSDGGRVYLVEASRDTLKEAQEAVYDRLEKMDTTCLFYRKDIGFKAIDSM; translated from the coding sequence ATGGGATTAAATATTTTAGTGATCGGAAGCGGCGGTAGAGAGCATACGATTGCTCAAAAATTGTATCAAAGTCCGAAGGTTGATTCCGTTTTCTGTGCAAAAGGGAATGCTGGAATGAAAAATGATGGGATTCAACTTGTTGATATCGCTGAAGATGATCATGACAGCTTAATCAAGTTCGCCAAGGAGCAAAAAATCGATTGGACATTTGTTGGTCCTGAACTTCCTCTTTTAAATGGAATCGTGGATGATTTTACCGCCGCTGGTTTATTGATTTTTGGACCAACAAAGGCCGCTGCATTGATTGAGGGTTCTAAGGATTTTGCAAAAGAACTAATGAATCGATATCATATTCCGACAGCAGAGCATCAGACATTTTCTGACTTCGAACGAGCAAAAGCGTATGTTCTTGAAAAAGGGGCGCCGATCGTAATAAAAGCGGATGGTTTGGCTGCTGGCAAAGGTGTTGTTGTGGCAGAAACAACTGACGAAGCTATTGAAGCACTTGAAGATATGCTTAAGGAAAATAAGTTTGGACAAAGTGGCGCTAAAGTTGTTGTGGAGGAATTTCTTGAAGGAGAAGAATTTTCGCTATTAGCTTTTGTTCGTGAGCAAGAAGTTTATCCAATGGTGGTCGCTCAGGATCACAAGCGTGCATATGATGGCGATTTAGGTCCGAATACGGGTGGAATGGGTGCGTATGCACCTGTACCTCAAATTCCTCAATCACTTATTGACGAAGCTATCTCAACGATCGTAAAGCCGACAGCGCTTGGAATGATCGAAGAAGGAAAAGCCTTCACCGGGATTTTATATACGGGTTTGATCGCAACTTCTACTGGACCGAAAGTAATTGAATTTAATGCGCGTTTTGGCGATCCGGAAACCCAAGTTGTTTTACAGCGCTTGAATAGCGATCTGGCTCAAATTATTGATGATCTATTACATGGGGAAACACCAGAAATTGAATGGAAGCAAAATGGGTATAGTTTAGGCGTGGTGGTTGCAGCAAAGGGATATCCGGGAGACTATCAAAAAGATCATCCAATCCCATTTGCTTTTGATGCTGAAGATGAACATATTTATTATGCAGGCGTAAAAGAAATGACAGGGCAGCTTCTTTCAGATGGCGGACGTGTGTATTTAGTTGAAGCAAGTCGAGATACGTTGAAAGAAGCGCAGGAAGCAGTCTATGATCGCCTAGAAAAAATGGACACGACATGCTTGTTTTACCGTAAGGATATCGGTTTTAAAGCGATTGATTCAATGTGA